Proteins encoded in a region of the Haloarcula sp. CBA1129 genome:
- a CDS encoding METTL5 family protein, with protein MPTKSALAQQLAVVAGFDNPRASLEQYRTPPDLAAHLVHTADLQNDIQGRTVVDLGCGTGMLALGAALRSPARVVGLDIDPAPLSTARENERKVGSTTPVSWVRADATTAPLCPSADETTVVMNPPFGAQSDNEHADRRFLETAAAIAGVSYSIHNEGSQAFVESFAADNGGEVTHAFETEFDLPRQFEFHESDRQAITAEVYRIDWT; from the coding sequence ATGCCGACAAAGAGTGCGCTCGCCCAGCAACTCGCCGTCGTCGCCGGGTTCGACAATCCACGGGCCAGTCTCGAACAGTACCGGACACCGCCGGATCTGGCGGCGCATCTCGTCCACACCGCGGACCTCCAGAACGACATTCAGGGACGGACGGTCGTCGACCTCGGCTGTGGAACCGGTATGTTGGCGCTGGGTGCAGCGCTGCGGTCGCCCGCGCGGGTTGTCGGGCTAGATATCGACCCCGCGCCGCTGTCGACGGCGCGCGAAAACGAGCGGAAAGTCGGGTCGACGACGCCAGTGTCGTGGGTTCGAGCAGATGCCACCACGGCCCCACTGTGTCCCTCCGCCGACGAGACCACCGTTGTGATGAACCCCCCGTTCGGCGCGCAGTCGGACAACGAACACGCCGACCGTCGGTTCCTCGAAACCGCCGCAGCCATCGCGGGCGTCTCGTACTCGATTCACAACGAGGGCAGCCAAGCGTTCGTCGAGTCCTTCGCCGCCGATAACGGCGGCGAGGTGACTCACGCCTTCGAGACGGAGTTCGACCTGCCGCGACAGTTCGAGTTCCACGAGTCGGACCGACAGGCCATTACCGCGGAAGTGTACCGGATCGACTGGACCTAG
- a CDS encoding ATP-binding protein translates to MDDPLDGVEGSDSTEQDRYLAAMQDLTAAMAASGESFRERVEPVLAVGREHLGFPNGHITVVSGDEHEIVASSGLSETIAAGAKTPLSETYCRHTLDGSGIHVIADASESMVTDPAYERFELEAYIGAPLQANGAEYGTLCFVNDDEAIAELSDWQQTLFNHLMQWVEAEIERELAVDTRERSQRLLEATFNSPETFIGILDADGNLIRANERALGFIDVDDETVFGEPFWEAPWWNHDEAVARRCQDAVERAGTGEMVRFEAEHIGADGQRISTSVVARPVAVDGTVEKIIVEGTDITDLKRREEQMEFFNSILRHDILNGMNVIEARAETLADALSGTQETYAETILDWSRDIVDLTQKVRSVLSTMSDDGLTKAETIELGPVVEGATRKAASMDTECTLKTDVPDGIEVVADDLLDDVIGNILTNAVEHGGSGTTVEVTTERVGSMVHLRIADDGPGIPPGEREAIFEKGERGTESTGTGFGLYFVSVMVDSYGGDIWVENSDLGGSEFVVELPLE, encoded by the coding sequence ATGGATGACCCGCTGGACGGTGTCGAGGGTAGCGACTCAACGGAGCAGGATCGCTATCTCGCGGCTATGCAGGATCTCACCGCGGCGATGGCGGCCAGCGGAGAGTCGTTCCGGGAGCGCGTCGAGCCAGTCCTAGCTGTCGGCCGGGAACATCTTGGGTTTCCGAACGGCCATATCACAGTCGTCTCCGGCGACGAACACGAAATCGTCGCCAGCAGCGGCCTCTCTGAAACAATCGCCGCCGGTGCCAAGACACCGCTTTCGGAGACGTACTGCAGACACACCCTCGACGGCTCCGGGATTCACGTCATCGCAGACGCCAGCGAGTCAATGGTGACCGACCCCGCGTACGAGCGGTTTGAACTGGAGGCGTACATCGGTGCTCCGTTGCAGGCGAACGGAGCAGAGTACGGAACGCTGTGTTTCGTCAACGACGATGAGGCGATTGCGGAGCTCTCAGACTGGCAGCAAACGCTGTTCAACCATCTCATGCAGTGGGTCGAGGCGGAGATAGAGCGCGAACTGGCCGTCGATACACGCGAGCGGAGCCAGCGGCTACTGGAGGCGACATTTAATTCACCGGAGACGTTCATCGGGATTCTCGACGCCGACGGGAACCTTATCAGGGCAAACGAAAGGGCGCTCGGGTTCATCGACGTTGATGATGAAACCGTCTTCGGGGAACCGTTCTGGGAGGCTCCGTGGTGGAACCACGATGAGGCGGTAGCGCGCCGTTGTCAGGATGCTGTCGAGCGGGCAGGTACCGGAGAGATGGTCAGGTTCGAGGCCGAGCATATCGGCGCAGATGGCCAGCGTATCTCAACGTCAGTTGTGGCGAGACCGGTCGCTGTCGACGGCACTGTGGAAAAAATAATTGTCGAGGGGACGGACATCACGGACCTCAAGCGCCGCGAAGAGCAGATGGAGTTTTTCAACAGCATTCTCAGACACGACATTCTCAACGGGATGAACGTCATCGAGGCACGGGCAGAAACGCTTGCAGACGCACTGTCCGGGACACAGGAAACCTACGCCGAGACGATCTTGGACTGGAGCCGGGACATCGTCGACCTCACACAGAAGGTCCGGAGCGTCCTGAGCACGATGTCGGACGACGGGCTGACCAAGGCAGAGACGATCGAACTGGGGCCGGTCGTCGAGGGGGCGACGAGAAAGGCGGCCTCCATGGACACGGAGTGTACGCTCAAAACAGACGTCCCTGACGGCATCGAAGTTGTGGCTGACGACCTCCTCGACGATGTTATCGGGAACATCCTGACCAATGCCGTCGAGCACGGCGGTTCAGGCACCACAGTCGAGGTGACGACGGAACGCGTCGGCTCAATGGTTCACCTTCGCATCGCGGACGATGGCCCCGGGATACCGCCCGGGGAGCGCGAGGCGATCTTCGAGAAAGGGGAGCGTGGAACCGAGTCGACGGGGACCGGGTTCGGGCTCTACTTCGTGTCGGTGATGGTCGACAGCTACGGCGGCGATATCTGGGTCGAGAACAGTGACCTCGGCGGCAGCGAGTTCGTCGTCGAACTCCCACTAGAATAA